The genomic stretch GCGCCCCGTCGTCACATACCATTCGGCCAGCGCGGCAGTGTAGGTGTTGCGCAGAGTGTCGGACCGGCCACGCCCGAGGACGGCGATGATATCTGCGGGGCCGGCGCACCAGCCAAGCCGCAGGCCGGCGGCAATTGTCTTCGACAACGTGCCAAACAGCAGCACCGAGCCGGGATTTGCAAGACCGAACATGGTCGGCTTCTTCTCGCCTTCGAAGCGCAGGTCGATGTAGGCGTCGTCCTCGAGGATCAGCAGCCCACGCTCGTCGGCAATCTTTGCCAGCTTGTGGCGGCGTTCGACGGAGAGCTCGACGCCGGCCGGGTTCTGAAAGGTCGGGATCGTATAGAGGAACTTTGCCTGCTTGCCTTCGGCAGCCAGCTTGTCCAGCGCAGCCTCGACCTTTGCCGGGTCAACACCATCGTCATCGACCTCGACGCCGATCACCTCGGCGCCCGCCAACCGGAACATGCCGGTCGCGCCCATCCAGGCCGGAGCGTCGGCCAGCACGATATCGCCCGGATCGACCAGCATATCGACGACCAGGCTCAGCCCGCTCGACGCGCCGGACGTGAGCAGGATCTGGTCGGGGGTAACGTTCAGCTCATAGTCGCGGTGGAGCTTCTCGGCCAGCGCGGCGGCGAGGCCGTCTGGCCCGACCGGATCGGCGTAGACGAGGGAATCCCGGCGGTTGTTTTCGGCGAGGAATTCGGCGGCCTCAACCATCTCATCGAGCGGCAGGGAATCGAGGTCGGGGTTGCCGAACGAGAACGAGATCATATCCTTGGGCGAGGTTCGCGACGGCCGGCTCGTCTTCGCCGCGATCTTGCCGCGCCGCGACCAGCGATCATTCCAGCGTTCATCCACCCAGACAGCATCCTTCCTCAGGTGATCGGCGTCAACATGAGCGAGCGCCGCAACTTCGATAATCCAGAGCCTATTCAGCGAGTATATCCGAGGATGACAGACAGAAACGGCCCGCGGAACCCACGCTGGTCCCACGGGCCGTTGACCCCCGACGATCGTTTGAACCGATCGATCAGGTAGTGCTGTTCGTCGCAGCGGCAGCCGATCGGCCCGTTATCCGTGACCGGCGGCGAGTCGTTGCCCCGAGATCGCGAAACAGCGCGAAGAGTGCCTGGCGCAGCTCGATCGAAGTCGAAAGTAGCTCGATCTGCAGATCTTCGGGGAAGCCACGCGCGTCAAGCATGTCCTGGAACTCGGCGTCGAGCGTCGTCACCTCGGCTTCGAGGCGAACAAAGTCATCGACATCCGCGCCCAGAACGTGGGCGATGTCAGAAAGTACCTGGAAGCTCGGCAACGTTTGCCCTCGCTCGAGCCGGCTCAGATGCGATGCCGAAATCCCTGCCTGTGATGCCAGCCCATCGAGCGTCAGCCCCTTCATCCGGCGCATTCGTCGGATCGCGGGACCGATCCTCTGACGCTGGACTCCTGGTCGTTGCGCCATGTTCGTTCCTCTTTCCCACCAACAGACGACACATCCTGTTGCGCGGCGCAATCATCGCGCCGTAGCCCCCGTGCAGCGGCCGGGGCGTCCTCATCGAGTCTGCCGGGACATCCAGACGTTGCGCCGTTGCCTCGCCATATCCCGGCTAACGGTCCGAAGACACTCTTGTTATACCCCGTGGGGACAAAGTTTGGAAGCCCCAACACGCACAAGATCCCGGTCGGAGTGTGACGATTTCATCATAACGTCATTCTCCCGGTTGGTCGTTCTTTTCGTGGATGGCATCGCGCGGTGTCCGTAGAGAGAACTCATGCAGTAAGCGTCGACATGCAGAAAGCGATACGTGACGGACGACGCGGCACGCGGGCTGCGCAGCAGCTGATCGACGATCGAAAGAGAGAGTACACTTTGAACATGATGAAACCCGGCACACACCTGCGACTCCTTTCCGCCCCGAAGTCAGCGCCTGCGCGCCGGAATACCGGCGCGATTCCGGCTGGCATCGCTGCGTCGGTTGGCTTCGGCCTGCTTGCCATTGGCTTCGACCAGCTTTGTGAGTCATTCAAGCGCCGCAAGATGAAGCGCTACGAGGCGCTGTCTGA from Thermomicrobiales bacterium encodes the following:
- a CDS encoding PLP-dependent aminotransferase family protein, giving the protein MDERWNDRWSRRGKIAAKTSRPSRTSPKDMISFSFGNPDLDSLPLDEMVEAAEFLAENNRRDSLVYADPVGPDGLAAALAEKLHRDYELNVTPDQILLTSGASSGLSLVVDMLVDPGDIVLADAPAWMGATGMFRLAGAEVIGVEVDDDGVDPAKVEAALDKLAAEGKQAKFLYTIPTFQNPAGVELSVERRHKLAKIADERGLLILEDDAYIDLRFEGEKKPTMFGLANPGSVLLFGTLSKTIAAGLRLGWCAGPADIIAVLGRGRSDTLRNTYTAALAEWYVTTGRHAEHIANLQQIYKGKCAHMLAALDREMPEGVNWTKPNGGFFLWLTLPEGVDSIEMQPAAREHLVDYIPGPAFYSDGSGRRSLRLSFSAVTMDQIDEGIARLAGVVKAAMPSAAPAD
- a CDS encoding helix-turn-helix domain-containing protein translates to MAQRPGVQRQRIGPAIRRMRRMKGLTLDGLASQAGISASHLSRLERGQTLPSFQVLSDIAHVLGADVDDFVRLEAEVTTLDAEFQDMLDARGFPEDLQIELLSTSIELRQALFALFRDLGATTRRRSRITGRSAAAATNSTT